The Aphelocoma coerulescens isolate FSJ_1873_10779 chromosome 14, UR_Acoe_1.0, whole genome shotgun sequence genome has a window encoding:
- the UQCC4 gene encoding ubiquinol-cytochrome c reductase complex assembly factor 4: protein MIWALGRWRARRAPLLPGPGRGLARRRDPEGAVGAHPERGGPIPFSGSKASPRFWSVSRSMGSHHERPLVKVLPLCVLGTGLLLWGVFGHKTEVDERLEAVLSGQIADSDTAQESNAPLQLQKEN from the exons ATGATCTGGGCGCTGGGCCGCTGGCG GGCGCGGCGAGCTCCGCTTCTGCCCGGGCCCGGCCGGGGGCTGGCACGACGGCGGGACCCCGAGGGTGCGGTGGGCGCGCATCCGGAGCGCGGGGGGCCCATTCCCTTCTCCGGCAGCAAGGCCAGTCCGCGGTTTTGGAGCGTTAGCCGGTCGATGGGGAGCCACCACGAGAGGCCATTGGTGAAGGTGCTGCCTCTTTGTGTCCTGGGCACGGGGCTGTTGCTATGGGGTGTGTTCGGACACAAAACGGAGGTCGACGAGCGACTGGAAGCAGTTCTCTCCGGCCAGATCGCGGACTCAGATACGGCCCAAGAAAGCAAtgctcccctgcagctgcagaaggagaaCTGA